The sequence below is a genomic window from Micromonospora aurantiaca ATCC 27029.
CCGATCCGGCCACTGATCGAGGCGACGTTGACCACGGTGCCCGGACGTCCGGCGGCCACCAGCGCCCGGGCGTACGCGAGCGTGCCGAAGAACGTCGCGCCGAGGTTCGTGTCCAGCACCTCGGCATACGTGCGCGGGTCGTAGTCGAGGAAGTCCCGGGCCGGGTAGACGCCGGCGTTGTTCACCAGCACGGCGGGCAGGCCGTGTCGCTCGTGCACGTCGTCCAGCAGCCGCTGCGCCTGATCCGGCACGGCCAGGTCGGCGACGAGCGCCGCGTACGCGGACGGGTCGGCGGCCGGCTCGCGGTCGACGCTGAGCACCCGGTGACCGGCGCGGGTGAGCGCCGCGGTGACTGCCCGGCCGATGCCGCCGGCCCCGCCGGTGACCACGGCGAGCGGGGGTACGGACCCGGACATGATCCGTCTCCGCCGCTCAGCCGGCGACCGGCAGCGCCGCCGGTACGCCGCGCAGGAAGTTGTCGAACAACCGCAGCCCGTCCTGTGTGGTCACGCTCTCCGGATGGAACTGCACCCCCTCGACGGCGAGCGTGCGGTGGCGCAGGCCCATCACGTAGCCGTCGTCGCCGGAGCGGGCGGTCACCTCCAGCGGGGGCGGCACCGGGTCGGCGACGATGAGCGAGTGGTAGCGGGTGACCGTCAGCGGCGCCGGCGCCCCGGCGTACACCCCGCGGCCGTCGTGCGTGACCTCGCTGGTCTTGCCGTGCATCAGGTGCCGGGCCACAGCGATCGTGCCGCCGTACGCCAGGCCGATCGCCTGGTGGCCGAGGCAGACGCCGAGCAGCGGCACCCGGCCGGCGAACGCGTGGACCAGCTCGACGTGGCCGGAGTCGCCGGGGTGGCCGGGCCCGGGGCCGAGCACCACCGCGTCGGGGCGCAGCGCGGCGAGGTGCCGGGGGCTGCGCGCGCGGGACCGGACCACCACCGTCCGCGCGCCGAGCGTGCGCAGGTACTGGTCGATGATGTGGGTGAAGCTGTCGTACGCGTCGACGAGCAGGACCTTCACGGCAGCAGCTCCTCGCCGGTCAGGGCCCAGTAGGCGGCGCTCATCTTGGCCAGCGTCTCCCGCCACTCGGCGGCCGGTGTGGAGTCGGCGACCACCCCGGCGGACGCCTGGGTGTGGTAGCGGTGCCCGTCGTGCACGACGGTGCGGATGCAGAGCGCGAGCACCGCGAACCCGCGGACGTCGACCAGGCCGATGGCGCCCGCGTAGATGCCCCGGGGCTCCGCCTCCAGCCCGTCGATGATCTCCATCGACCGCAGCTTCGGCGCGCCGGTCATGGTGCCGGCCGGGAACGCGGCGCGGACCGCCGCCCACACGTCCGCGCCGTCGTCGAGGCGGCCGGACACGGTGGAGACCAGGTGGTGCACGTACGCGAACGGCTCGACGTCGAGCATCGCGTCCACCGACAGCGTGCCCGGCTCGCAGACCCGGCCGATGTCGTTGCGGCACAGGTCGACGAGCATGACGTGCTCGGCGCGCTCCTTCTCGCTGGCCCGCAGCTCGGCCACCCGGCGACGGTCGGTCAGCGGGTCGGCCGAGCGGGCGGCGGTGCCGGCGATCGGGCGCATCGACAGCCGGTCGCCGTCCAGGCGCAGGAACAGCTCCGGGCTGGCGCCGATCACCGTGCGCCCGGCCCAGGGCGCCAGGTACATGTACGGCGACGGGCTGCGGTGCCGCAGGCGCCGGTAGACGTCCAGCGGGGTGAGGGTGGTCTCCACCTCGATGCGGTGGCCGATCTGCACCTGGTAGCTGTCGCCGACCCGGATGTGCCGCAGGCACCGCCGCACCCGCTCGGCGAACGTCTCCTCGTCGACTGTGTCGCGCACCCGTTCCGGCGTGGGCGCGGGTGGCGGCGGCTGGTCGGCGGGCACGCCGGTGAGCAGCCGCGTCACCGGCGGCGCCGGCTGCGGCGGCAGGTGCGGGCCGGTGGCGTGCAGCTGGTGCGCCGTCCCGGCGCGAAGGTCCCACCAGACGGTGTGCCGGAACAGTGTCAGCGCGCACCGGGGGAGGTCGTCGTCGGCCCGGTCCAGGGTCAGCTCGTCCATGTCGCGGGCGGCCTCGTAGGCCAGGGTGGTGAGGAAACCGAAGGCGAACCGGCCGGCCGGCACGGGCGTCTCGACGGTGAAGGCCCGCTGCACGGCGCGGACCACCGACCAGAGCTGCGCCGGGCCGGGCACGTGCCAGGCGGACGTGGTGTCGCGCTGCCGGGCCGGCGCGCCGAGGACGGCGGTGACCACCGCGCGCAGCGCGTCGCCCAGCGGCCCGGCGGCGGTCAGCTCGCACCTGTCGGCCAGGAACCGCAGCTCGGCGAGGCGGCCCCAGCCCACCGCCGCGGCCTGCCGGTCGGCGGCCGGCCCGTCCAGGCTTTCGAAGAGGTACGCGTCGTGCGCGGCATGGCTTTGTGTCAATGCGGTGTACAACGCGAGCGGATTGATGGACGGCAGTGTGATTGAGGTCACGGAAATCGGAATGCGGTCGGCCGGCGTCGTGCCTCCCGGCGTCTCCGAACGGTGGTCTGTGGTTTCCGCACCCACCGCAGTCGACAATGAGGACACTGTGGAACCCCCCTTTGAGCAGCCCGGATGCCCCCACGCGGACCGGCTGGGCCGCGTTCGGTGACAGATCGGACTTCCCCCGTTGAAAAGGACGCGCGGCACCCCCCGGGTTCGGCCGGGAATGGGTTGCGGTCCCGGGAAACACTTTCACCAAGTGCGGTTCCCGTTGTCCATACCACTTCGGTGACCGGGGAGAGGACCAATCGGTGTGGCATCTGAATCTGTCAATTGACGGCGACGCGCGCGAAACGTTGTCGGCGCAGCTCCGCAACGCTCTGCGCGGCCGGATCACCGACGGCACGCTGCGCCCCGGGACGCGCGTCCCGTCGACCCGGCAGCTCGCGACTGACCTCGGCGTGTCCCGGACCGTGGTCGTCGAGGCGTACGAACAGCTCTGCGCCGAGGGCTACCTGACGTCGCAGCGCGGTTCCGGCACCTCGGTGGCGGACTCCGCGCGCCGGTGTCGCCTCCGCGCTCACCGCCGACGAGGCGCCCGCGCCGGAGGTGTGGGACCTGCGCGCCGGCGGCACCGACGTGTCCACGTTCCCGCGCCAGGACTGGATCCGCTGTGTCGGCGCGGTGCTCCGCTCGGCCGGGCCGCGGGAACTGGGCTACGCCCCGCCGTCCGGTCTGCCGCCGGTCCGCCGCACGCTCGCCGGCTACCTCGGCCGGGTCCGGGGCGTCCGCGTCCGCCCCGAGCACCTGATGATCACGTCCGGCTTCGCCCAGGGGCTGGCGCTGCTCTGCCGGGTGCTGCGCGACCAGGGACACGAGGCGATCGGCGTCGAGGATCCCGGGCACCCGGGGGAGTGGGCGTTCATCGCCGACGCCGGGCTGCGGCCGGTGAGCGTGCCGGTGGACCGGGAGGGCATCCGCGTCGACGAGCTGGCCGCCACCGGCGTACGCGCCGTGCTCACCACCCCGGCCAGCCAGTTCCCCACCGGCGCTCCGCTGAGCCGGCGGCGCCGGGAGCAACTGCTCGACTGGGCGCGGGCGGTGGACGGGTACGTCGTCGAGGACGACTTCGACGCCGCGTTCGTGCCACCGGCGCAGCGGATGCCCGCGTTGCAGAGCGTCGCGCCGGACCGCGTGGTCTACGCGGGCAGCGCCAGCAAGGTCCTCGCCCCGGCGCTGCGGCTCGGCTGGCTGGCCGCGCCGACCGGGCTGGCCGCCTCGATCGAGCGGGTCCGGGCCGGCTGGGACATCGGCTGCTCCGGGCTGGACCAGCTCGCCTTCGCGCGGCTCGTGGACACCGGCGCGTTCGACCGGCACCTGCGCCGGCTGCGCGCCGAGTTCCAGCGCCGCGGCCAGGCGGTACGCCAGCACGTCGCGCGCCACCTGCCCGGCGTGGCGCCGCTCGACGCCAGTGGCGGCCTCCAGACGTACCTGGTGCTGCCCCGCTGGTGTGCTGAGGAGTCCATGGTGGCCGCCGCGCGGCGCCGGTCCGTGCTGGTTCGCGGCGGCCGGTTCTACGCCCTGCGCGCCGACGACCGGCCACCGGCGCTGGTCATCGGGTACGCCGGGGTGCGCGGCGCCGCGCTGGGCCGGGGGCTGGCCGGGGTCGCCGCTGCCTACCGCGACGTGACCGCCCGTCACGCGACCGGTGTCAATGCGCGGCGGGTCGCCGATTCCGACCGAAGGACCGGCTTGACAGCGTGATCGTTGATTAGGTTAGCCTAACCTCCGTGACGAGCAGAACGGTGCGAGCCGACGGCTTGAGCGGCAGCGACCTGCGGCTGGGCTACCACGGCACGACGGTGGTGCACGACGCCGCCATCACGCTGCGGCCCGCGGCGGTGACCGCGTTGGTCGGCCCGAACGGCAGCGGCAAGTCGACGCTGCTGCGCGGGCTGGCCCGCCTGCACCCGCTGGAACACGGCGAGATCGTGCTGGCCGACGGCACGCCGGCCCGGGCGCTGTCCGCCCGGGACTTCGCCCGCCGGGTCACGCTGCTCGCGCAGAGCCGCCCCACCCCCAGCGGGGTGACGGTGCGGGACGTGGTCGGGTACGGCCGGCACCCGTACCGGCAGCGGTGGCGCGCGAACGACCTCGACGGACCGGCCGCGATCGACCGGGCCATGCGGGTGACGGGCGTCGACGGCATGGCCGGCCGGCCGGTCGACGAGCTGTCCGGCGGCGAGCTGCAACGGGTCTGGCTGGCCACGTGCCTGGCCCAGGACACCGCGATCCTGCTGCTGGACGAGCCGACCACGTTCCTGGACCTGCGCTACCAGGTGGAGATCCTCGACCTGATGCGCGAACTCGCCGACACCGCCGGCGTCGCCGTCGGTGTGGTGCTGCACGACCTCAACCAGGCCGCCGCCGTCGCCGACCAGGTGGTGCTCCTGCACGAAGGCCGGGTCCGCGGCGCCGGCACGCCGCACGAGGTGTTCACCGAGGAGGCGCTCACCGAGGCGTACGGCATCCGCGTCGAGGTGAGCGTCGACCCGGTCACCAACCTGCTCTCCACTCGTCCCGTCGGCCGGCACACGACCCGCGTCTCCGCCTGACCGACTCCTGCACACAGAAGAGAAACCGATGCTGCGTACCCGTCTGACCCTGCTCGTCGCCGCCGCGGCGAGCGCGCTGCTGATCGCCGGCTGCGGCACCACCGAGGAGCCCGCCGCCGCACCGTCCCCCTCCGACGCCGCGTCCACCGGCCCGGTCACCGTCACCGACAGCCGGGGCAAGACCATCACCCTCAAGAGCCCCGCCACCAAGGTCGTCGGCCTGGAGTGGGGCGAGGTGGAGATGCTCGTCGGCCTCGGCGTGATGCCGGTCGGCGTGGCCGACCCGAAGGGGTACGCCACCTGGGTGACCGCCGCCCCGCTCGACGCGAGCGTCAAGGACGTCGGCACCCGGGGTGAGCCGAGCGTCGACTCCATCGTCGCCCTCCAGCCGGACCTCGTGGTGATGGAGGCCGAGCGCGGCTCCGCCGTCGTCACCCAGCTGGAGAAGTACGTCCCGGTGCTGGTCACCAAGGGCAGCGACGCCTCCGACAACATCGGCCGGATGCGCGCGGACCTGAAGATGATCGCCACCGCGACCGGCCGTACCGCGCAGGCGGACAAGCTGCTCGCCGACTTCGACGCCGCGCTCGCCGACGGCAAGAAGAAGATCGCCGACGCCGGGGCGGCCGGTAAGCAGTTCGCCATCGCCGACGGCTGGAAGGAGGGCAGCACCGTCTCGATCCGGATGTTCGGCCAGGGCGCGCTCGTCTCCCAGCTCGGCATCCAGCTCGGCCTCAAGAACGCCTGGACCGGCAAGACCGACGAGATGTGGGGCCTGGGCCAGACCGACGTCGAGGGCATGACCGTCCTCAAGGGCCAGGACGTGCACTTCTTCTACAACGCCTCGGACGGCACCGACGTGTTCGCCGACGGCCTCGCCGGCAACGCGATCTGGCGTTCCCTGCCGTTCGTCCAGCAGAACAAGCTGCACAAGATGCCCAACGGCATCTGGACCTTCGGCGGCACGCTGTCCGCCAAGCAGTACATCGACGAGCTGGTCAAGGTCTACACGGCTTGAGCGCGATGACCGCCCCCGCCCCGCCGGGGCCGGCCACCCGGCCGGCCCCGGTCGGGCCGCCGCCCGCCCGGCGCAGCCGGGTGGCCGGCGCGTTCGCCCTCGCCGCCGCGCTGCTCGTCGCGATCACCGCGGTGCACCTCACCCAGGGCACCTCCTCGGTGGGGGCGCTGGACCTGCTCCGGCTGCTCACCGGCGGCGACGACGAGACCGCCCGGGTGCTCGTCGCCTCCCGCCTGCCCCGGCTGCTCACCGGCCTGGCCGTCGGCGTCGCGCTCGGCTTCGCCGGCGCGGCGTTGCAGTCGACCACCCGCAACCCGCTCGCCTCGCCGGACACGCTCGCCGTCAACGCGGGCGCCCACCTGGCGATCGTCTCCACCGCCGCGTTCGGGATCGCGCTGCCCGCGCTGCCCGCGGGCGGGCTGGCGTTCTGCGGCGGCCTCGCCGCCGCCTCCCTGGTCATGCTGCTCTCGGCCGGCGGTCAGGCCGCCACCACCCGGCTCATCCTCGCCGGCTCGGCCACCGCGATGGCGCTCTCCTCGCTGACCATGCTGCTCATGCTGCTGTTCGAGCAGGCCACCATCGGCCTGTTCGCCTGGGGCAACGGCTCGCTCGTGCAGGGCGACCTGGTCGCGTTCACCCAGCTCGCCCCCGTGATCGGGGTCGCCGCGCTGGTGCTCGTGGCCCTCGGGCACCGGCTGGACCTGCTGGCCCTCGGCGACGACACCGCCACCGTGCTCGGGCTCAACGTGCGCCGTACCCGGCTGACTGTCGTGCTGCTGGCCGTGCTGCTCTCCGCCGCGGCGGTCACCCTGGCCGGCCCGATCGGCTTCGTCGGCCTCGGCGCGCCGGTGATCGTCCGGCTGCTCGGCCGGTGGGTGCCCGAGGTGCACCGGCACCGCATCCTGATGCCGCTGTCCGGCATCGTCGGCGTGGTCATCGTGCTCGGCTCCGACGTGCTGCTGCGCGCCGTGCTCGGCGGGCAGGCCGGAGTCGACGTGCCGACCGGCGTGGTGACCACGCTCTTCGGCGCGGTGCTGCTGGTCTGGCTGGCCCGCCGCCACCGCGACGCCGGACCGACCCGGCAGGCGCCGGGCGGCCACGCCGCAGTCCGCTCCCGCGGCTTCGTCGCCACCGTCGTCGCGGTCTGCGCGGTCGTCGTCACCGCCGCGCTGGTGCTCGGCATGCTCGCCGGTGACACGTGGGTGCTGCTCGGGGACATCGTCAACTGGGTGCAGGGCCGCACCGGACCGGCGTACACATTCGTGCTGGACGCCCGCTGGCCGCGGGTCGCCGCGGCGCTGCTGGCCGGCGCCGCGCTGGCCCTGGCCGGCACCACCGTGCAGGCGGTGTGCCGGAACCCGCTGGCCGAACCGGGCATCCTCGGCATCACCGGCGGTGCCGGCATCGGCGCGGTGTCGCTGCTGACGTTCGCGCCGATGGCCGGCGTGCTCGCCCTGTCCGGCGCCGCCGGTCTCGGCGCGGTCGTCGCGTTCGCGCTGGTCTACGGCCTGGCCCGGCGGCGGGGGCTCAACTCCGACCGGCTGGTGCTGATCGGGTTCGCGGTCTGGCAGGGCGGTACGGCGATCATCACGTTCATCGTGGTGTCGTCCGACCCGTGGAACACCGGCAAGGCGCTGACCTGGCTGTCCGGCTCCACCTACGGGCGTACCGCACCGCAGGTGCTGCCGGTGGCGATCGCGCTGCTGATCGCGCTGCCGGTGGTCGCCGCCGTGCGCCGCGAGCTGGACCTGCTCGCGCTCGACGACGACACGCCCCGGGTGCTCGGCGTCCGGCTGGAACGTGCCCGGCTGGTCGCGCTCGGCCTGGCGGCGCTGCTCACCGCGACCGCCGTGTCGGCGGTCGGCGTGATCGGCTTCGTCGGCCTGGTCGCGCCGCACGCGGCCCGGGCGCTCGTCGGCGGGCGGCACACCCGCGTCCTGCCGGTCGCGGTGCTGCTCGGCGCCACCCTGGTCAGCCTCGCCGACACGCTCGGCCGCAGCGTCATCGCTCCCGCCCAGGTCCCCGCCGGTCTGGTCACCGCCATGATCGGCACCCCGTACTTCGTCTGGTTGCTGTGGCGTTCCCGCGCCGCGGCAGCCGCCCGTTAGCCCGTTCACCGACGCAGCCCCCACCGGCCGTGAGAGGAATGACGCATGACCAGCACCCTGGCCGTCGCGCCCTGGCGAGTCTTCACCGTCGAGGTCCGCGCGCTACGCCGGCTCGGCCCGTCCTTCCTGCGGGTGACGCTCACCGGCCCGGACCTGGACCGGTTCGCCGACAACGGGTACGACCAGCGGATCAAGCTGGCCCTGCCGCCGGTCGACGGCGCGCCGGGGGAGCTGCCCGACGGGCCGGACTGGTTCCCGCGGTGGCGTGAGCTGCCGGACGCGCTGCGCAGCCCGATCCGCACGTACACGGTCCGCGCCGTCCGGCCGGAGGCGTACGAGGTGGACGTGGACATGGCGCTGCACGGCGACGGCGGCCCGGCCACCCGGTGGGCCCGGCGGGCGCGTCTCGGCGACCGGATCGCCGTCGTCGGCCCGGACGCCGGGTGGGACGGCCCGCACGGCGGGGTCGAGTTCCAGCCGCCGGCCGGCGCGACGCTGCTGCTGGCCGGCGACGAGACCGCCGCGCCGGCGATCTGCGCGATCCTGGAGCGGTTGCCCGCCGAGGCGCGCGGGCACGCGCTGGTGGAGGTGCCGGAGACCGGCGACGAGCTGCCCTGCCGGGCGCCGGCCGGCGTCACCGTGACCTGGCTGCCCCGCGACGGCGCCCCGCACGGCAGCCGGCTCACCCCGGCCGTGACAGGTCTGGCCGGGCGGCTGGTGCCGGTACCGGTCGCGGTGGCCGCCGCGCCGCTGACCGAGGTGGACGTGGACCGGGACATCCTCTGGGAGGTGCCGGAGCGGCCCGACGGCGCGGCGCTCTACGCCTGGCTGGCCGGGGAGGCGGCGGTGATCCGCGGCCTGCGCCGGCACCTGGTCACCGAGCGGGGCATGGACCGGCGCGCGGTGGCGTTCATGGGCTACTGGCGGGCCGGTCGCGCGGAGAACTGATCGTCCCCACCACCGACGGAAGCGGGCCGGCGCGATGCGCCGGCCCGCTTCCGTCATGCCATCAGTCGCGCGGTGCGTACGGGGCGAGCGGGTTGACCAGCGTGCCGGCGAACTGCAACGCGGCGGACGGGTCGGACAGGTCCACCATCTGCTGGTTGTTGCGCAGCTGGAGCCGGTTGAGGCAGGACAGCGTGAACTCCGGCGCGAACAGGTCGTGCCGGCGCATCCGGTCGGCCAGGTGCGGCACCGTGGCGGCGTAGTCGGCGGCGCATGCGGCGACGGTGCGCCAGAACTCGTCCTGGTCGAGGACGCCCCGGGTGTGCAGGGCGGCGCTCAGGTGCCGCAGGAAGCAGTCGAACACGTCGGTGAAGATGGACAGGATCTTCTCGTCCTCGGGGATCGCGGCCCGGATCCGCCGCACCCGCTCCGGCAGGTCCGCCTCCGGGTTCATCACCACGATCTCCTCGGCGATGTCCTTGAAGACGACCCGCTCGACCACGCCGTCGTGCAGCACCAGGATGACGTTCTCGCCGTGCGGCATGAACGCCAGGTCGTGGGCGTACAGGCTGTGCAGCAGCGGCACCAGGTAGGCGTCCAGGTAGCGGCGCAGCCAGTCGGCCGGCGCCAGCCCCGACTCGTCGATCAGCGCGGCCGCGAGCGACCGCCCGTCCCGGTCCAGGTGCAGCAGAGAGGCCATGGTGGCCAGCCGCCGCCCGGGTTCCAGCCCTGGTACCGGGCTCTCCCGCCAGAGCGCCGCCAGCATCTTCCGGTACGGGGAGTACCTGTCGGTCGCCGCCTCGTACTGCCGGTGCCGGTAACCGATGGCGGCCCGCTCCCGGATGATCGACAGTCCGGTGCGCTTGAGCACCGGGTCGCCCTCGATCAGCCCGGCCAGCCAGTCGTTGATCGCGGGCGTCGCCTCCATGTACGCGGCGGACAACCCGCGCATGAAGCCCATGTTCAGCACCGACAGCGCGGTCTTCACGTAGTGCTTGGCGGGGTCGGTGACGTTGAAGAAGGTACGGATGGACTGCTGCGCCAGGTACTCGTCCGGCCCCTCGCCGAGGCAGACCAGCCGGCGCGCGGCCACCTCACCGGCGAACGTGACGGCGAGCTTGTTCCACCACTGCCACGGGTGCACCGGGACGAACAGGTAGTCGGCCGGGTCCAGGCCCAGCCCGGTGAGCGTGGCGGTGAACCCGGCAATCGTCTGCTCGCCCAGCTCGGCCCGGACCAGCGTGTCGTAGTCCAGGTCGTCGGCGCAGGTGAACGTGGTGTGGTCGCGGTGCGCGGCGAGCCAGAGCAGCCGTACCGGCGCGGCGGCCTCCGGGGCGTACGCGTGGTATTCGTGCACTCCGAAGCCGATGCGGCCGTTGTTGGCCACGAAGCAGGGATGCCCCTCGGTCATGCCGGTCTCGATCGCCTGGAACCCGGCGGCGGCCAGCTCGGCGGCGCTCAGTGTGGGCTTCGCGAGCTTGTACGCGGTCCCGGCCAGCGTGGAGGTGATCTCCTCCAGGTAGACCGGCAGGATCGCGTCGGTGAGGCCGAGCGCGCTGCGCAGCTCCACGCACAGGTCCACGGCGTCGGGCGGCAGCTCCGCGCCGTCGCGGCGGCGCACGATGCTGCCCGCGTCGACCTCCCAGTGGTCCAGCGCCAGCCGCTGCGCGGCGAACCGGTACTCGACGCTGCCGTCGTCGCTGCGGACCAGCCACCGTCCCGGGCCGTCGGGCTCGGGGGTGATCAGGCGCTCGTGGGCGAACTCGGCGAGCGCCTTGCGCACCAGCAGCCGGTTGGCCGTCGCCCACGCCTCGGGGGTCAGGTGGTCCACGGATGCGCTGGCGTTCACGCCGGTGCCCCTTCCTCGCCTGTGGGCACGCCGGTGGCGACCCGGAACTGGTCCCGGGTGCAGACGCTGAGCAGCGCCTCCTTCTCGGGCTTGCGGATCGGGCCGACGACTGTGAAGCCGACTGCCGCGTTGAGCGCGTGCACGGCGGTGTTGCGCACGTCCGGCTCCACCACCACCCGGCGCGTCGCCGGGTCGGCGAACAGCCAGGCCATCACCGTGGTGATGACGGCACGGGTGAAGCCGTGCACCGGCGTGTCGGCGGGTGCGCAGAGGAAGTGCATGCCCACGTCGCCGGGCTCCGGGTCGTACAGGCCGACCAGCTCCACCCGGGCCGGGTCGTACCGCTCGGCCAGGAACGCCGGAGCGCCGCGCCACGAACCCAGGTACGCGTCGTGGTGCGGATGGTCGGCGATGCGCCGGTACTCGGCGGCGACCGCGTCCACGTCGGCGTCCTGCATGAGCCAGAACGCGGACTTGGGATGGGTGACCCAGCGGTGCAGCAGCGCGGCGTCGGCGTCCGGGTCCAGCGGGCGCAGCGTGAACTCGCCCAGCGCGTCGTCGACGCGGGTGAACGCGGTCATGCGGGCGCTCATGCCGGCACTCCGGCCGGCGCGCCGAACTCCTGGAAGGCGATGGTCTTCTCCACCGGGTAGTGCTCCCGGCCGGTCATCTCCCGGATCAGCCACGAGTTGCGGTACGGACCCATGCCCAGGTCGGGCGAGGTGATGCTGTGCGTGTGGGTGCCGCCGTTCTGGAGGAACACGCCCCGGCCGGTGTGGTCGATGCTGTAGTTGCGGGCCACGTCGAAGCGGCCGTGCGCGTCGAAGCGGAGCCGGTCGCGTACCGGCGCGAGGAACTCCGGCACCCGGTAGTGGTAGCCGGTGGCCAGCACCAGTCCTTCCGTGTCGAGGGTGAACGCGCGGTCCTGCTCGGTGTGGCGCAGCCCGAGCCGGTAGCGGCCGTCGGTGTACGCCGCCTCGACCAGCTCGGTGTTGGTCAGCAGGCGCGTCGGCGCCGGTCCGTGCAGGCTCTTGGCGTACAGCAGGTCGTAGATGTCGTTGATCAGGTCGGCGTTGATGCCCTTGAACAGCGGCTTCTGCGCGGCCTCCAGCGCGTAGCGGGTCGGCTCGGGCAGCGCGTGGAAGTAGTCCACGTAGTCCGGCGAGGTCATCTCCAACGTGAGCTTGGTGTACTCCAGCGGGAAGAACCGGGGCGAGCGGGTCACCCAGGTGAGCTGGTAGCCGTACGTGTCGATGTCGCAGAGCAGGTCGTGGTAGATCTCCGCGGCGCTCTGGCCGCTGCCGACGACCGTGATGCTGTCCTTGGCCCGCAGCGCCTCCCGGTGCTCCAGGTAGCGCGAGTTGTGGATCATGTCGCCGCCCAGGCCGGCGCAGGCGGGCGGCAGGTACGGCGGCGTGCCGGTGCCGAGCACGAGGTGCCGGGCCCGGTGGGTGACCGGCCCGTCCGGCGTGTCCGCGTGCACCACGTACCGGTCGTCGCTCTCGTCGTACTCGACAGCGGTGACGCTGTGCCGGAAGCGCAGGTTCGGCAGCTTCCCGGCGGCCCAGCGGCAGTAGTCGTTGTACTCGGCGCGCAGTGGGAAGAAGCTCTCCCGGATGTAGAACGGGTAGAGCCGTCCGGTCTCCTTGAGGTAGCTCAGGAACGAGTACGGCGAGGTCGGGTCCGCGAGCGTGACCAGGTCGGCGATGAACGGCGTCTGGAGCCGGGTGGATTCGAGCAGCATGCCGGGATGCCAGTCGAAGCTGTCGCGGGCCTCCAGGAACAGGCCGTCGAGGTCGTCGATCGGCGCGGTGAGGCAGGCCAGGCCGAGGTTGTAGGGGCCCAGCCCGACGGCGATGAAGTCGTGGGTCGACATGGGGATTCTCGTTCTCCTCGACGGGGGGTCAGACCGGGCAGGACAGCTCGGCGGCGGCCGCGGTCCGGGCGTACCAGGCGGCGTGGTCGGCGATGAGGTCCAGCACGTGGGCGACGTCGTCCACTGTGGTCTCGGGGTTGAGCAGGGTGA
It includes:
- a CDS encoding lysine N(6)-hydroxylase/L-ornithine N(5)-oxygenase family protein, with amino-acid sequence MSTHDFIAVGLGPYNLGLACLTAPIDDLDGLFLEARDSFDWHPGMLLESTRLQTPFIADLVTLADPTSPYSFLSYLKETGRLYPFYIRESFFPLRAEYNDYCRWAAGKLPNLRFRHSVTAVEYDESDDRYVVHADTPDGPVTHRARHLVLGTGTPPYLPPACAGLGGDMIHNSRYLEHREALRAKDSITVVGSGQSAAEIYHDLLCDIDTYGYQLTWVTRSPRFFPLEYTKLTLEMTSPDYVDYFHALPEPTRYALEAAQKPLFKGINADLINDIYDLLYAKSLHGPAPTRLLTNTELVEAAYTDGRYRLGLRHTEQDRAFTLDTEGLVLATGYHYRVPEFLAPVRDRLRFDAHGRFDVARNYSIDHTGRGVFLQNGGTHTHSITSPDLGMGPYRNSWLIREMTGREHYPVEKTIAFQEFGAPAGVPA
- a CDS encoding IucA/IucC family protein, whose amino-acid sequence is MNASASVDHLTPEAWATANRLLVRKALAEFAHERLITPEPDGPGRWLVRSDDGSVEYRFAAQRLALDHWEVDAGSIVRRRDGAELPPDAVDLCVELRSALGLTDAILPVYLEEITSTLAGTAYKLAKPTLSAAELAAAGFQAIETGMTEGHPCFVANNGRIGFGVHEYHAYAPEAAAPVRLLWLAAHRDHTTFTCADDLDYDTLVRAELGEQTIAGFTATLTGLGLDPADYLFVPVHPWQWWNKLAVTFAGEVAARRLVCLGEGPDEYLAQQSIRTFFNVTDPAKHYVKTALSVLNMGFMRGLSAAYMEATPAINDWLAGLIEGDPVLKRTGLSIIRERAAIGYRHRQYEAATDRYSPYRKMLAALWRESPVPGLEPGRRLATMASLLHLDRDGRSLAAALIDESGLAPADWLRRYLDAYLVPLLHSLYAHDLAFMPHGENVILVLHDGVVERVVFKDIAEEIVVMNPEADLPERVRRIRAAIPEDEKILSIFTDVFDCFLRHLSAALHTRGVLDQDEFWRTVAACAADYAATVPHLADRMRRHDLFAPEFTLSCLNRLQLRNNQQMVDLSDPSAALQFAGTLVNPLAPYAPRD
- a CDS encoding siderophore-interacting protein; protein product: MTSTLAVAPWRVFTVEVRALRRLGPSFLRVTLTGPDLDRFADNGYDQRIKLALPPVDGAPGELPDGPDWFPRWRELPDALRSPIRTYTVRAVRPEAYEVDVDMALHGDGGPATRWARRARLGDRIAVVGPDAGWDGPHGGVEFQPPAGATLLLAGDETAAPAICAILERLPAEARGHALVEVPETGDELPCRAPAGVTVTWLPRDGAPHGSRLTPAVTGLAGRLVPVPVAVAAAPLTEVDVDRDILWEVPERPDGAALYAWLAGEAAVIRGLRRHLVTERGMDRRAVAFMGYWRAGRAEN
- a CDS encoding GNAT family N-acetyltransferase produces the protein MTAFTRVDDALGEFTLRPLDPDADAALLHRWVTHPKSAFWLMQDADVDAVAAEYRRIADHPHHDAYLGSWRGAPAFLAERYDPARVELVGLYDPEPGDVGMHFLCAPADTPVHGFTRAVITTVMAWLFADPATRRVVVEPDVRNTAVHALNAAVGFTVVGPIRKPEKEALLSVCTRDQFRVATGVPTGEEGAPA